The window GGCTGACAGAAACGCACACACTGCATGTATCATTCGGGAATAGTTGGATGGCACCAGATGATGTTCGGGACATGGAAACCTTCAGAACTTTTCCATACTGACCGAAATATTCTTTATGATAGAGTAGCTGCAAGGAAAATGGAGCCTAGTCACATAGCAATTCACAAAGAAATGATAAAAAGGGTGTAGTGTAGATAAGAGTTATCATACATCTTCATCTGCTAGATTAAGGGGCAACCCGACAATGTAAACAAGATTCCTCTGGATGACGCGCACACTAGTGAGTTGCTTTCTCCCTTCAGAAGGTTTTGATTTTGACTTTTGAGTCTTCTTGCGCTCCATGTTGGTTTCAAAGGCCAGACTGACAACAGCCATTATAAGCAAATCAGTAAAAGAGAGCGTAAAGAAAGATTATcccataaatataaaattcacCGAAAAAATCAAGTGTTAGAACCTGTCGCAGTCAACAGTCATCCCTACAATCTTTTCTTTGTCATATGGAGTGCGACAAGCAGGACAACGCCCTTCTATCTGATCTTTCTCTGCCATGTCCACTATGTGATGCCAGCACCAAACACAAATCTGTATCACATACAAAAGAAATCATTAACAGAGCAAAGTTCAATGGTCAATGAGGCCAAAAAAGACGTGCATGCTTCACGGATAAATTGCGGCAGAAAATTTGAGCTAAAAGCTAAAATGTTATGCTGATTATTGCTACTGAACACTGATAACATGTAAATAAACAGAAGATGGGAAGACCTGATAGCCGCATTTGCAAGGCTTCAATTGCTGATCAGTGAGATCCATCTCTTCAGCACATAGTGGGCAAGTCTTCTCTCCTTGGTCGCTCATGGTTGTCTACAAAAAGAATTCGAAATATATTACAAAAGCCAAACTAATAAAAGACTGAAAGCACGAGCTCAGCCACCAAATCTAGCTAAAAAGGCTAAACTTTTACGATTCACACATCCACAAATCCTGATGTGGAAACCTAAACTCGCATGGAGGTTGTTTGGTAACGTAAAGATAAACATTTTCTATGCCATAAACATCACTTATCATCATCAGAAGAAATAAAACTCAAATGCAAATTCAGCATATCCCCAATCAAACCCTAAGAGTCTATTACTCATCAAAGCTAATTAGCTCTAAATATTCAAACTTTCAGATCGATACTaagaattaaaacaaaaaaggaaTCTACGATGAAGAGCTCCTAGGAATCGATCTGCGCACGCACCGTGCCCGATTCAATTTACATCGTTCAGATATAAACATATGAACCAATCCAAAATCTCAAATCATAATTTTACGatctaaactaataaaaaaaaatgatgatccAATTAAAAACCCAGAACTAGGGTTttgaagagaaagagagaaacataCGAATTGAGAAAAGATTCGATCGGAGATTTTGCAGAGGGAAGAAGATTGGTGAGATGAGGAGGAAAACGAAGCTGGAGATTTGCGAGCGAAACAGAGAAATTGGATGGCTGTGATTTTGGGGGATGTGAGATTTCGCCTTTTTTTTTAACCCTTGATCTCTCTGCCAGATCCACGTTGCTGTCCGGTTCGGTTTTATTACTAGATTCTGTCCGGTTGTAAACCGGTAGATTTCAGCCGGTTTTTAGGCGTTTTATGTTATTACCAAAAATTTAATGACAGCATATTAAGAAGTAACTTTGCAAACTTGACCATGTAAAAATTATTATGGAGTGGATAATGgagttattaaattatttaaatatatgaaactGAGTGGacgtataattaattaattacagcTTTGACCCACAATAAAGAAGAATCAGTTTCAACATGCCATCAATTGAAACAAAAGACTGGTGAAGGAGGGGGCATTGATCGATTGAACTTTACAGTATGATTTCCAACATAAACGGCTCTCTCAGTCACTCGTAATTATGAGCCTACATATTCTCTAAGATACTTTTGTTGAGCAAATCAAGCGTTACACATTAATGTTGCTACAAGAGTTAGGCaccaaagagaaagagagagaagataCTTGTTGGAGTCTTGAGCAAGACACATATCATAAAGATAACAAGACTGGGAATGCGGTTTCAGTATGACATTGTTATTTAAGCCCATTTCTCTTTTTGTTCTGTCTTCCTCTACTTGTTTTCTTTCACCACATTGGTCATATCTTGAATCCAAGTAAAAGTAGTAAGTGTGTACCGTTAATGTTTTCTTTTGCCATTTGAAGCAACAAGCGTTCCAAGCCTGTGTGTTTATACTGCAAAAAGGCACAATCGCTGAAGCAAGCCATGAGATGGAAAGATAtaatattccttttttttttgctttcttttttcTATTTAGAAAGAACTTGTCTTATCTTTTCACTTCTCAAAATAAATTAAGATCAGAGCACAAAGAGGTGACAATGAACAGAGGTTTCTCTTCTACTCTCTTCTCTGTTCTTGATTCAGTGAATTCAATGTGGCAAACTATTGACTGATCTCAAGCTGAGTTTGATGTGGGAAATAGGCTACATTAATTTGGtatattatacttttcattTCGACGCGCATGATATGAAGGGGTAAATTTTATACTTCATTTTGTTGGAGTCAGTAGCTATTCCATCTACGTACGGTTATAATCATTACCCTTGACATCATTTTAACTGAGGCGACCTCTCTTGTAAACCGATGCTTCATCTTTGTTGACCTCCTATGAAAGCATCATCTCCACCTCGAGATGATGTTGTGAGTGAGGGATCACCCAATTTTTTTATAACGACGGATCACTACCAGAACTACTCTCCTCTGAAATCAAAGAGGTCTTCCGTATGTACAAACTTGCTTCATTTTTATGTTAATTcacatatttataataaaaaaagggGGTTTTCCCTTTATCACTATGTGCACATGAAGGTGATATTGGCCCGCTAGTATTCCCACCTTTTATGAATAGTAATTTCATGCATTCGAATAATCTGGATAAACATATTAGCTATAACCTTACGGTGcctgatattttattttcactgcctacttgaaaagtggatatcataAGTTTATAGTCTTTTTAATAGCtgtttactatatatatttaattatacccaTATAGAGTTATCACCTAGATGGACTTTTGTGTATGAGAATAATTGGTTATtggtttatttataaatttagttAGCAATAAGCTTAATATTAAcccatcaaataaaaataactctTTGTTTTTGTCCCTAATTACGATTTTAAAGAAAGTTGAGAGCAAAGATATAATTCAAAATCTAATCCATCTCCGATGAATTATAATTAATCAATCTGGTTAGGGAATTTCCTTTGTTAAAAAACGGAAAAAGGAAACTGGAGGCGACATGTGGTTTCATCGACATATGTACAACAAAATATATTCAGGTAGTGAATTATATAATCTACCTTTGACGAATTAATTAAAAGCAAAACCTGAATATGAAAACTATATAGCAAACCAAAACGCAAAAAGGAAATTCTAGCGGTTTATATTTCCTTTTCCTAGTAAGAAAACAAATACTCCCTCTAACAAAGCAGTATAAATATAGGTCACTACAGCCCTTCAcagcaacaatcaaacaaagtATCTCTCGAACATCTCCATAAGCTATAGTCAAGATTAGTTTCTGTACAATGGCACCCGACAACAATCCGTTCTCCATGTCGACCATGTTCAATGCTTTACAACGTATCCACCTCTCAAATACGCGCTTAAAACGGCTCTTTAACCTAATGACTAGTTGTGAAGGCGTGGGACAGTTTAAGGATCTGATCTCAACGTTTGACCAAAGTCAGCTTCAGAAGATGGCGTCGTTGCTGACGTCAGACTCCGACTACTTCATGGAGGTCGTCAGTAACAAGTACGGGTCGAGACGCGTGCAGAAGCTCCTCGGGATATCGGATGACGTGGACGCGTTCTTCTACGGTGCTATCTTGCAACGCTTCTTCGACATCATGACTGATAAGTACGCATCCTACGTGGCGATTCGAGCTACGGTCGTTTTCGACCAGGTGAAGAAACATGTGATGTACAAGTACCTTCTCCACTACGCGCTCGACATAGCGCGTATACAATACGGCTGCATCGCGCTCAACGAGGTTTTAACCGACGCGGATGATCCTCTCTACAGAAACCGGTTACTAGACGTAGTCGCGCGCGACGCTCTCTTCCTAAGCAACGATCTTTGGGGGAACTTTGTGGTCCAACACGTGCTTAAACTGTATGACTTGCGTTGCACGTACCGCGTGGCGGTTAGTCTTCGTGGCCATTGTGTTGATCTGTCGTTTAAGAAGTACGGAAGCTACATCGTGGAGAAGCTCTTGGAGGCTGATGTGTCGATGGGTATGGTGGTTGTGGAGCTTTTGAAGTGCGATGGAGATAGGTTGATGAGGCTGGCGAGGAGTGAGTTTGGGAATTTCGTGGTGCTCACGGCACTGAGAGTCACGCAGGAGATGAATAGGGTTGATTTGTTTAGGGATCTGGTGCAGAAGCTGATGCCTCTTCGCCACCTTTTGCTTAGGTCTCACGGAAACAAAATTGCCAACGTCTTGGAGACATGTTCTATAGCTACTAGGTACTCAAATTAAAAGTTCTCATATTGTTCTATACTGATGAATTCTTGTTAAAAGAAGTTTGTCTTTGGTTTGATCTTTTGTACAAGGATCCAGATTTAATTCAAAGTAGACTTTTTTATTCTTGAAATCAAAAGTGATGAAAGATAACGATTACATGCAGTAATTCTGACATTTTATACAATATTCAGAACTATTCTTGATAAATTTGTAGGAAAGACGGCCATAAATGATAGATagtaatatttagatttttttttaaatgattttgctataacaatttgattttgtataaattatgtttaaaaaaaacctTTATTGTCTACAGAACTAAAATGAATTACAGTTTtgaataagaaaacaaataaagagGTGGCCGGCCACACAACTTCTACCTCCGATGCCCTTTCGCCACCTTTAGCGTAGGTCTCACGGAAGCAACATTGCAAACATATTGGATACAAGATGCTCAAATTAAAAGTTTTCGAATGTTGTATGGTTGATTGCTGAATTCTGGTTTAAAGTAGATTGTTATTGAATTTTTTGTACAAGGATCCTGATTTAATTCAAACAGTGTGGCTTTTTATGTACAACGATTGCAGGCAGTAATTCAAACATTATACAATTTTCAGAACTATTCATGATAAATTTGTAGGAAAGACGGGCATAAATATACTTCAACAGTAATATTTcaatttctttttatatatatgtttttgctataacaatttttttttgtataaaattatgttttagaaaaaaaaactttattttctGTAGAACTAAATTGAATTACAGTTTTGAATAAGAAATCAAATAAGAAGACACAACTTCTACCTCTGTTACCAGTGGACTTACATTTACATGCATCAACAAGGCAACCAAACATAACATCTTCAGCTCCTGCAAtagagaaaacatatttaatacCGGTCATATATACTATGGATAAACCAACATAACACTTGATAAGATAAAAGTTTGAATACCTTTTAGAGTTCAAAAATGCTCTTGGTGAAACTATGTTGGGGCCATGCATCTTCACTCTGCGCAGCACTGGAAGCAGTTTTGGATGATTCTTCCAGTAAAACTTGGGACCAACCAGAGCAAATCCAACAAGTAGAATACCTCTCTTCATGCCAGAATTACATCCCATATGTTCTATTATACACATCCCCGGGACTTGGGATACGGAATTTCGGATCTTCATATCCATTGTTGTATAGGCTCCCATTGAATCCCAGCCGTTCATTCCTAAGTAGCTCAGCCATGCCTAGAGAGTTCAAATTTTGGCCTTCATTCCACTTATCCCAGTGACCATTGGACAAGGCTTGATTTGcagatggttgttgttgtctTGGGTGCTGTGAGAAAAGAGATAAGCTACTTCCCTGTGCCTGTTGATCCATTAGCCTCGAGTTAAATCTGTAAGGATCGATAGGTGAAGGAGATGAGTTCCTGAGATCATGATGAAACCCATTGACTTGTTGTTGTGCAGCAGACAGAGACTGCTGTCTCAACATTTGGAGTCCTGTCTCATTCCCAAAGGAATTCATTTGTGATGAGAAACCTGAGCTCATATCCAAGTCTGCATTTATCATCCCTCTTCCAACAGCTAGAATTGCAGGATCCGCAAACTCTATATCACTTGCACCAATCGAATTCCCAACTGGAGGTGGTACTTGATATGCATTCCTCAACATGGCAGCAGAGTCAAGAAAACGAGTTCCTAAGATACAAGGAAGCATGAGAGTTTTAGTCTGTATATGTAGCATCAGTCGCACACTAAGCTACCATAAAACAGAGGTAAAGAACTACCTGGTGCAGTATCTGAAGATAGGCCCATTCTTTCATGTGAAGAGAAGCCAGGAGGAGGTAACCTGCTGGGCGCAGAAAATCCTGGAGGAGCAGAAACTTGGGGTCGTGTAACTGCAACAAGACAACGGAGAAACAAATTGGCAATATATCAGAAAAGGATTCAATCCAAACAAGAAACAACGGAAACTCATCAACTATAAATACTAACCAGGAGTCTTGTAGGATGAGAACAAAGGACTAGCAGTAACATGTTCCAATCCACCAGAATAGTTTGAAGCAAATCCATTAAGATTCCCGAGATTATCCCGATAAATATCTCGGCTCACTACAGACTCTGGAATAGGCTGTTCTCTTGAAAACTGCCCATAAATGCTATGGTTGTCTCTGTCAAATGCTCGATTACTAGATTCTTGTGCAAAAGAAAATCTGGACTGGCTGTTTTGTTGCTTCAGGAGATTTGACGGTTTTAGAGGACTGGATCGCTGATCAACTCTACCTAGTAACTCAGCCCAATTTTGGGGTGAAGTTAAGGTTTCATCCCATGGATCAAAGTCGAGTGACAAAATGTTTGAGATTACTTCATCCTCTGCACTGCTATCTTTGTTCCTGCCTTCATTAGCAAACAGAGAGTGATCCACATTGAACATGGATTTCTCACCAAACCCATTTTGAAGATGCAACCTATCACTGCCTCTATCCGAAGGGAATCTCAAGTTTGAACTGTTTACACCTAAAAGTTCACAAGGTAGGGAAGCACGAGAAGCCAGATGATTTGAATCCAAAATGGAACTTGAAGAACTAGACAAAAACCGCGAGTGGGTAACACCCTCTTCACGATAATGCCTTTGGCTCTCAAATGATGAGATATTATCCTCCGCATCCAGTTTTGAGCTGACTTGCATTTGGGATTGCAAATCTGATCTCCAATCCCACTCTGGTCTTGTGCAGGGGACCCCTGATGGAATAGCCTTTTTATCAATGTTAGTAGAGCTATCCATCTTACATTGCTCTAGATGTGGCAACTTTGATATTTCATGATCAGGTTGTCTATTAGAACCTTGATCACACTTACTACCAATCGCAATATCAGGACGGTCATCTCTGGAATCTGTAGTTATCTCCATTTGTGAAACACCAAGAGACAAGTTGGCTACAGTAGGGTCATCTTCTACACCTTCCTCTGAATCGTCAGACGAGTTCACAGCAGCTGAAGGCTGGACAACGTCTTTGCCATCGTAGGAAGAGTCTGTTGAACTGGATAACCGATTGCTAGGAGAATCTCTATCAGGTGAGGTGGCTCTCTTGGTCCCAGAATCAACCGCAACATTGTGCTGCAAAGGCTTCAAACCCCTAAGCTTGCTCTTGTCAACAGCTTTTTGATTTTCTTCTTTGCCTGATGGTCTTTTAAGAATGTTACTAGAGGTTACAGGGCCATGAGCTGCGTTTGCAACAACAGCAGAAAAGGCCAAGGTTCCATTTACTGATGTTGTTCTTTGTATATCAGAAGATCCATTTGGGGTAACCGAAGTTGCTAAAGACGGCTGGTTTGCAATATGTGTCCCCCTGTAACAGATATCCCTATGTTATTATATTGATCAATCAAAATACGTCGCCTAAGAAGCAGCTAGTGAAAACTCACCATGACGCTGCAGCAGGAAGAGCAGTCGATTTGCTAGAGCTCCCACTCCCACTAGGTGGAGAATACCTGGCAACACTTGCTGCATTCTgcttatagaaaaaaaaaagagaaatgaaaATAGTAAGCTTAGTAAACTGAAAAGTTAGTAAGCATCTACGATTAACAAATATGAAAGCCTTCCGATTTGTAAAATTTTTGTGGTTTGTTTTTGGGTGGTTGTTTGAGGCTTGGGAGAGTATTTGGTGACTAAAGCTCCTACGAAATGGTGCGTAATCAATCTAAATTGCACATAATGTCAGTAGAAGGCTGAGATTTAACTGAACTTACACTTGAAGGGACTTTTGCAATTGGTTTAGCAGAACTCTCACTGCAGAAAGCATCTAGTGGTGGAGGTAGCATGCTCCCTGAACGTTGATGCAGAATGTTTGTTGCTCCGGTGATTTGCTGAACTCTACTccttcaaaattattataagacTTAACAAATCATCCAAAAATACTAGACCAGCCATCATATTACATATATACTAGCAAGGTAACGGATCCAAGAAAGCAAACAATCATGAACGCAAGACGGAATTATAAAGGTTAAGATGATAAAAGTACCTTGTATGGGCAGATATGGCCTCATCTTTTGTGAAACTATCCTCTCGTGAACCGACCTCGTGCAGATAGAGACAATCAGGATTAACACACGCCTGGAAACAAAAACATGCAATTAATCATTACAAAGATATCAATCTCAAATTTTTATCTGAAAAGAGtaaccaaaagaaaaactcAGGGGTCAGAAAGTAGAACAAGAATCTAGGGAAGGCGTACCGCATTTCTCAACCATGCATGACAATACTTGGTTGTCCCAAAACACGCCCTGCAATGTATATGTATACACATTTTATTCATAACTGAatgaaaacaaactaaaaaacaCTACCTAGTACCTACATAGTTTCAAACGAAAAGGAAACTTACTTCAGTGATTTACCATCCAAGGTAAACCCATGAACGGCCTGGATGCAACGGACAGCCTCTTCCTCTTTTGCATAAGTAATATAtctgaataataataattatattatcaaATGACAACAATAATGACAAGCAAAAAACTCAATGAACTTCATGATAAGAGGAAAATTTTAGCTGACAGAAACGCACACACTGCATGTATCGTTTGGGAATTGTTGGATGGCACCAGATGATGTTCGGGACATGGAAACCTTTAGAACTTTTCCATACTGACCGAAATATTCTTTATGATAGAGTAGCTGCAAGGAAAATGGAGCCTAGTCACATAGCAATTCACAAAGAAATGATAAAAAGGGTGTAGTGTAGATAAGAGTTATCATACATCTTCATCTGCTAGATTAAGGGGCAACCCGACAATGTAAACAAGATTCCTCTGGATGACTCTGACACTAGTGAGTTGCTTTCTCCCATCAGAAGGTTTTGATTTTGACTTTTGAGTCTTCTTGCGCTCCATGTTGGTTTCAAAGGCCAGACTAACAACAGGCCATTATAAGCAAATCAGCAAAAGAGAGCGTAAAGAAAGATTATCCCATAAATATTAAATTCTCCGAAAGATCAAGTATTAGAACCTGTCGCAATCAACAGTCATTCCTACAATCTTTTCTTTGTCATATGGAGTGCGACAAGCAGGACAACGCCCTTCTATCTGATCTTTCTCTGCCATGTCCACTATGTGATGCCAGCACCAAACACAAATCTGTATCACATACAAAAGAAATCATTAACAGAGCAAAGTTCAATGGTCAATGAGGCCAAAAAAGACGTGCATGCTTCACGGATAAATTGCGGCAGAAAATTTGAGCTAAAAGCTAAAATGTTATGCTGATTATTGCTACTGAACACTGATAACATGTAAATAAACAGAAGATGGGAAGACCTGATAGCCGCATTTGCAAGGCTTCAATTGCTGATCAGTGAGATCCATCTCTTCAGCACATAGTGGGCAAGTCTTCTCTCCTTGGTCACTCATGGTTGTCTACAACAAAAATTCGAAAACTTATTGTTTGCTAACGTAAAGATAAACATTTTCTATGCCATAAACATCACTTATCATCATCAGAAGAAATAAAACTCAAATGCAAATTCAGCATATCCCCAATCAAACCCTAAGAATCTATTACTCATCAAAGCTAATTAGCTCTAAATATTCAAACTTTCAGATCGATActaagaatttaaaaaaaaaaaaaagaaggaatctACGATGAAGAGCTCTTAGGAATCGATCTGCGCACGCACCGTGCCCGATTCAATTTACTTCGTTCAGATATAATCACAGACAAAACATATGAACCAATCCAAAATCTCAATCACAATTTTACGatctaaactaataaaaaaaaacgatgATCCAATCAAAAACCCAGAACTAGGGTTTTGAAGATTCAAACACCACGAGAGAAAGAGATTGAACATACGAATTGAGAAAAGATTCGATTGGAGATTTGCAGAGGATGAAGATTTGTGAAATGAGGAGGACAAGGAAGCTGGAGATTTGCGAGCGAAAGAGATAGATTGGATGGCTGTGATTTTGTGATGTGAGATTTCGCCTCTTTTCAACCCTTGATTTCTCTGCCAGATCCACGTTGCTGTCTTCgtcaattaattaaaaaagagtTTCACAAAAACTTTTCAAATTGCCCCTTTGATTGCCAATTTTATTGTTAGATTCTGACCCGGCGgctatattttttgttatatatttttttcagaaatttaatatttatatttgtatttttttagtcagtatttttttgtaattatatttgtgtagaagatttttcttttaactATTAGTAAGAGGTTTTGTGAAAATTGGCATCTATAGAAGTAATCTTGTGTTATCCCTTATCATAACATGTTATCATATTATCCTAAATTATGAttgaatctatactattaaaaatgaatgattcttaaaaaataatttaaacaagattgttaaactatttttttagacttaactatttttttggttttacgGTTTTAccttaaaaaatttcaaactatgtaaatattttacataatttaaatgaactCATTTATTATTCTTCCATAATCTACTATATAATTACTCTAACAATAAATCTTTATGAATATAAGACAGCTTATACAAACATGTTTACACATGACGTGACTATTGTCACATATAGTTCcattaatagtataaaattttcaatggtTTAGTTATGGAGAATCATCTGGttcataacaattttttttcatttttacgtGAATTGGAAACTAAAAGTCTTAATGTCAACTATTCAACTATAaaacattaatttaattaattacatgcaatcaattattaaaatttgatcttatattcttatatatgaATTAAATGATTAATCTTAtcatagaaaatattaaatggGTCTAAACGGGTCggagatttaaataaaattaataaaaaaagactGGTTTAAATATAgcatatttatttactttacaaATTCTGACAATGCATATGATATGTTTTATTGAATTTTCACAAATGTAAAACATATTACATAGTTGGATGTGTTACTGATGATTTTGCAACTACTTCTAACGATTTGAGATGAAAATCAGCGTGTGGCTTTTGAGAATGCCATCTGTAAACATATGTTAATCAACGTTTAAGATTTTTTCCTTAATGTTTCTGTTATCAAGCTTTCTTAATATAGGAGAgaacttatcaaaaaaaatataggaGAGAAGCTAAGGGAGAGAGGAAAAAATAAACAGAACAGAAAAGTTCGTAACTTTGGAATTTCATTAGATCTTAAGTTTTCAGAGCAACCTTTTTAATTTCTTATGCGTAGATTTGGATCCAAATGGATTGGATCCAATCAATGATTCTGCAACTTTAAAATGCCATGTCGTGAAAGGTCTTGTTAATTCTTGATCATATGAAACCACGAGAAGACTTCTTGCGCAAGTAAGCTTTACCCGTTGTTAGATATTACGTATAGATCCACATATGTTTGAATGTTTCAGTTTATAATTAGGTTCTTGATCCCATTTGATCTAGGAATCTTTTGTTGGTATTGAATCTATTTATCTAATGGAGGAAGCATCAACGTCGACATCAACACCGGTGGCTGCGAAGCCAACCGTTGTTAAGAAGACAATGTCGAAGCAATTTACCGGAAAACGTGAGGATTCGCCGCTCCACTCCGCTGTAAGACGCGGAGATTTCTCTGCGGTGAAGAAGATTCTGAGTGATCATATTGAATCGGAGGAGGAACTAAGAGAGTTGTTGCAGAAACAGAACCAATGCGGTGAGACCGCGCTTTATGTGGCGGCAGAGTATGGAGACGCCGAGGTGGTTGCTGAGCTCATCAAGTATTATGATTTAGATGATGCAGAGACCAAAGCTAGAAATGGGTTTGATCCTTTCCACATTGCTGCTAAACAAGGCGAATTAGGTATGAAATTTTGGTTTTCACATTTTGAAAACGTTATTCATTAAAGTTACACTTTTCAATGTATTCATAATGAATGTGATACAAAAATGTAaccacaaaaacaaaatcatttaTTAAGCTAACAATACTAGTTTGTAACGTTTTTATGATCATTATATTGAACCTCTATTTAACCAACGTGTTTTTGCTATTTAATCTTTGACAGTTTTGTTCTACTACTGATCTAATATACTTGTTTTGTTTAATCTTTTTTGGTcaagattttatttaaatatttactttatggaagttgaaatgtttttttacgTTGATAGAGGTTTTGAGAGTACTAATGGAGGAACATCCGGAGCTAGCAATGACGGTGGACTTATCAAACACGACTGCTCTACACACGGCGGCAGCTCAGGGACACGTGGAGGTCGTGGAGTACCTCCTAGAAGCTGCAGGGAGTAGCCTAGCAGCGATTGCAAAGAGCAACGGAAAAACGGCGTTGCACTCTGCCGCAAGGAACGGTCACGCGGAAGTGGTGAAAGCTATAGTGGCTGTTGAGCCAGACACAGCGACAAGGACCGATAAAAAAGGTCAGACGGCACTTCACATGGCGGTGAAAGGACAAAGCCTTGATGTTGTCGTTGAGCTAATGAAAGGGCATCGGTCCTcgttgaatatggttgattctAAAGGGAACACTGCGTTACATGTTGCTACTAGGAAAGGTCGCACTAAGGTACGTACGTTCTTGCATGTTAACATGTTAATGATTTGTGTTATTGTAATGACATAATTTATTGAGATTTTAATTAATGTCATTTGTAGATAGTGGAATTGCTTCTAGAGAACAACGAGACAAGCACAAAAGCGATAAACAGAGCTGGAGAAACGCCACTCGACACGGCCGAGAAAACCGGCCACCCCCAGCTAGCCGCGGTTCTCAAAACCCGCGGCGTTCCCTCAGCTAAATCCATCAACAACACTACTCGCCCAAACCCGGCGCGTGAGCTCAAACAAACTGTGAGCGACATCAAACACGAGGTTCACGACCAGCTAGAACACGCTCGAGAGACAAGGAAACGCGTTCAAGGAATCGCCAAACGCATAAACAAAATGCACGTCGAGGGTCTAGACAATGCGATTAACTCCACCACAGTCGTCGCCGTTCTAATCGCCACAGTCGCTTTTGCCGCTATTTTCACCGTGCCAGGACAATACGCTGAT of the Brassica rapa cultivar Chiifu-401-42 chromosome A03, CAAS_Brap_v3.01, whole genome shotgun sequence genome contains:
- the LOC103856585 gene encoding ankyrin repeat-containing protein At5g02620 isoform X1, translated to MEEASTSTSTPVAAKPTVVKKTMSKQFTGKREDSPLHSAVRRGDFSAVKKILSDHIESEEELRELLQKQNQCGETALYVAAEYGDAEVVAELIKYYDLDDAETKARNGFDPFHIAAKQGELEVLRVLMEEHPELAMTVDLSNTTALHTAAAQGHVEVVEYLLEAAGSSLAAIAKSNGKTALHSAARNGHAEVVKAIVAVEPDTATRTDKKGQTALHMAVKGQSLDVVVELMKGHRSSLNMVDSKGNTALHVATRKGRTKIVELLLENNETSTKAINRAGETPLDTAEKTGHPQLAAVLKTRGVPSAKSINNTTRPNPARELKQTVSDIKHEVHDQLEHARETRKRVQGIAKRINKMHVEGLDNAINSTTVVAVLIATVAFAAIFTVPGQYADERSTLTPGQSLGEANIADNPAFAIFFIFDSIALFISLGVVVVQTSVVAIEHKAKKNMMAIINKLMWLACVLISVAFLALAFVVVGEDERWLAVGVTVFGATIMLTTLGTMCYWVIRHRIEASNVRSARRESMARTRQSGLMDFSGILTKRMYAI
- the LOC103856585 gene encoding ankyrin repeat-containing protein At5g02620 isoform X2 — encoded protein: MEEASTSTSTPVAAKPTVVKKTMSKQFTGKREDSPLHSAVRRGDFSAVKKILSDHIESEEELRELLQKQNQCGETALYVAAEYGDAEVVAELIKYYDLDDAETKARNGFDPFHIAAKQGELEVLRVLMEEHPELAMTVDLSNTTALHTAAAQGHVEVVEYLLEAAGSSLAAIAKSNGKTALHSAARNGHAEVVKAIVAVEPDTATRTDKKGQTALHMAVKGQSLDVVVELMKGHRSSLNMVDSKGNTALHVATRKGRTKVRTFLHVNMLMICVIIVELLLENNETSTKAINRAGETPLDTAEKTGHPQLAAVLKTRGVPSAKSINNTTRPNPARELKQTVSDIKHEVHDQLEHARETRKRVQGIAKRINKMHVEGLDNAINSTTVVAVLIATVAFAAIFTVPGQYADERSTLTPGQSLGEANIADNPAFAIFFIFDSIALFISLGVVVVQTSVVAIEHKAKKNMMAIINKLMWLACVLISVAFLALAFVVVGEDERWLAVGVTVFGATIMLTTLGTMCYWVIRHRIEASNVRSARRESMARTRQSGLMDFSGILTKRMYAI